A DNA window from Carnobacterium funditum DSM 5970 contains the following coding sequences:
- a CDS encoding ABC transporter permease: MESDTKKLKLAEQKKSRKELIEKLGPLLALVVLVIFVTILNPGFVAPNNLLNLLRQVSTNALIAFGMTFVILTGGIDLSVGSTLALSSALMAGGIVAGLDPLFAMVLAVIAGGMLGGFNGLLITKGKMAPFIATLATMTIFRGATLVFTNGNPITGIGDSFIFKFIGRGYLFGIPFPVVLMLICFAVLYILLHKMTFGRKVFAIGGNEKAAFIAGIKSDRIKIAIYAISGMMAAVAGIIITSRLNSAQPTAGQSYEMDAIASVVLGGTSLSGGRGRIVGTLIGALIMGTLNNGLNLLGVSSFYQQIVKGIVIIIAVLLDRKNKKL, translated from the coding sequence ATGGAATCAGATACGAAAAAATTGAAATTAGCTGAACAAAAAAAATCGAGAAAAGAATTGATAGAAAAGTTAGGTCCCTTATTAGCTTTGGTAGTATTGGTTATTTTTGTAACCATACTAAATCCGGGTTTTGTAGCACCAAATAATTTGCTGAACTTATTAAGACAAGTTTCAACTAATGCCTTAATTGCTTTTGGGATGACTTTTGTCATTTTGACTGGTGGTATAGATTTATCTGTAGGTTCAACTTTAGCTTTAAGTAGTGCCTTAATGGCAGGAGGGATTGTAGCAGGTTTAGATCCCTTATTCGCAATGGTATTAGCTGTTATCGCTGGTGGTATGCTGGGAGGATTTAACGGATTATTAATCACAAAAGGAAAGATGGCACCATTCATTGCTACATTAGCAACGATGACAATCTTCAGGGGAGCGACGTTAGTCTTTACAAACGGAAATCCGATTACTGGAATTGGTGACAGCTTTATCTTTAAATTTATCGGACGTGGTTACCTATTTGGTATTCCTTTCCCGGTTGTGTTAATGCTCATTTGTTTTGCCGTGTTGTATATCCTATTACACAAAATGACATTTGGTAGAAAAGTATTTGCAATAGGTGGAAATGAAAAAGCAGCCTTTATCGCTGGTATAAAGAGTGACCGTATTAAAATAGCTATCTATGCTATTTCAGGAATGATGGCAGCTGTAGCAGGTATCATTATTACTTCAAGATTGAATTCAGCTCAACCAACTGCTGGTCAATCTTATGAAATGGACGCCATTGCTTCCGTTGTATTAGGCGGAACAAGTCTTTCAGGAGGACGTGGCAGAATTGTTGGAACCTTAATCGGGGCATTGATTATGGGGACATTAAATAATGGGTTAAATTTGCTAGGTGTATCTAGCTTTTATCAACAAATCGTTAAAGGAATCGTCATTATCATCGCAGTATTATTGGATAGAAAAAATAAAAAATTGTAG
- a CDS encoding substrate-binding domain-containing protein → MKKIIGFAAAAVLFLGGCGSATLEGDNQGSGVVEEKEAKDLVVGVSLSTLNNPFFISVKEGIVNLAEEKESEVKVLDAQDDTSKQSNDIDDLIQQGVDILLINPVDSAAIAPAVEAANGAGIPVITIDRSSEGGDVITLVASDNVEGGKLAAQYIEEISGENAKVAELEGIPGASATNERGKGFDDYAKDKLDVVDKQTASFDRAKGLTVMENMLQANPEIEAVFAQNDEMALGAIQAIQAAGKTGEIQVVGFDGTDDGLAALETGKLSATVAQQPEEMGKLAMQAAFDHFAGKEVEKSIASPLELIKSDK, encoded by the coding sequence ATGAAAAAAATTATTGGATTTGCAGCAGCGGCGGTATTATTTTTAGGTGGATGTGGCAGTGCTACTTTAGAGGGAGACAACCAGGGTTCAGGTGTTGTTGAAGAAAAAGAAGCCAAAGATTTGGTAGTCGGTGTGTCTTTATCAACATTGAATAATCCATTCTTTATCTCAGTAAAAGAAGGTATTGTAAATTTGGCTGAAGAAAAAGAATCAGAAGTAAAAGTTTTAGATGCTCAAGATGATACTTCTAAACAAAGTAATGATATCGATGATTTAATTCAACAAGGAGTTGATATCTTATTGATTAACCCAGTTGATTCAGCTGCTATTGCTCCAGCTGTTGAGGCGGCAAATGGTGCGGGTATTCCAGTTATAACAATCGACCGCTCAAGTGAAGGTGGAGACGTGATAACATTAGTTGCTTCAGATAATGTAGAAGGTGGCAAATTGGCTGCACAATATATTGAAGAAATTTCTGGAGAAAATGCAAAAGTTGCTGAACTTGAGGGAATCCCCGGCGCTTCTGCTACAAATGAACGTGGTAAAGGGTTCGATGATTACGCTAAAGATAAACTAGATGTTGTAGACAAACAAACTGCTAGCTTTGATCGTGCTAAAGGGTTAACGGTTATGGAGAATATGCTTCAAGCAAACCCAGAAATTGAAGCTGTATTTGCTCAAAATGACGAAATGGCCTTAGGTGCAATCCAAGCAATCCAGGCAGCAGGCAAAACAGGTGAAATTCAAGTTGTTGGTTTTGATGGAACAGATGATGGATTAGCTGCACTTGAAACTGGAAAATTGAGTGCAACGGTAGCACAACAACCTGAAGAAATGGGTAAATTAGCTATGCAAGCAGCATTTGATCATTTTGCTGGTAAAGAAGTTGAAAAATCAATTGCTTCACCACTAGAATTAATCAAAAGTGACAAATAA